One Phycisphaera mikurensis NBRC 102666 DNA window includes the following coding sequences:
- a CDS encoding pilus assembly FimT family protein produces the protein MSRLLPPRRRTGFTLIELLTSIFLISLILGISFPFLRSTVRSSSIDMAVGQVNSGVAAARVYATRTRPFLTARRVGASVRTASANGDGFSGAICLFTPAGALRVLENDENARDNRLPTGDGWLEMQSPPLNGYRAVEGLDEIRLPGRAMCLGIVRTGGGPYEVQLVPPPFAIRFSAGGTLSMGQDLSGFSPFSGDDDFRYVFVSADETVARPTGTGSSALLAPALQYDVDEDRTRLAGGLIDLDDFGRGGTERSDSGRISLPFSVIETVSGVLILDPDQVPESFAHPGTGTATDTDFEIDRVSAYDPDESAAILHWATDSSVGRVLLFNRTTGQDLTR, from the coding sequence ATGAGCCGCCTCCTCCCACCCCGCAGGCGGACCGGCTTCACGCTCATCGAGTTGCTGACGTCGATCTTCCTGATCAGCCTGATCCTGGGGATCTCCTTCCCCTTCCTCCGCTCCACGGTGCGGTCCAGCAGCATCGACATGGCCGTCGGCCAGGTGAACAGCGGCGTTGCCGCCGCCCGGGTCTACGCCACCCGCACCCGCCCCTTCCTCACCGCCCGCCGCGTGGGCGCCTCGGTCCGCACCGCCTCCGCCAACGGCGACGGCTTCAGCGGCGCGATCTGCCTGTTCACGCCCGCCGGCGCCCTCCGCGTCCTGGAGAACGACGAGAACGCCCGCGACAACCGGCTGCCCACCGGTGACGGCTGGCTGGAGATGCAGTCGCCGCCGCTGAACGGCTACCGGGCCGTGGAGGGCCTCGACGAGATCCGCCTCCCGGGCCGGGCGATGTGCCTGGGCATCGTGCGCACCGGCGGCGGGCCCTACGAAGTGCAACTCGTTCCTCCGCCCTTCGCCATCCGCTTCTCGGCCGGGGGCACGCTCTCGATGGGCCAGGATCTGTCCGGCTTCAGCCCCTTCAGCGGCGACGATGATTTCCGCTACGTCTTCGTCAGCGCCGACGAGACGGTCGCCCGCCCCACCGGAACCGGCTCCTCCGCCCTGCTCGCCCCGGCACTGCAGTACGACGTCGACGAAGACCGCACGCGGCTGGCCGGCGGTTTGATCGACCTCGACGACTTCGGCCGCGGCGGCACCGAACGCAGCGACAGCGGGCGGATCTCGCTGCCTTTCTCGGTGATAGAGACGGTTTCCGGCGTCCTGATCCTCGATCCCGATCAGGTGCCCGAGTCGTTCGCCCACCCGGGCACGGGCACGGCGACCGACACCGACTTCGAGATCGACCGCGTGAGCGCGTACGACCCCGACGAGAGCGCCGCGATCCTCCACTGGGCCACCGACTCCTCCGTCGGCCGGGTCCTGCTCTTCAACCGCACCACCGGACAGGACCTGACCCGATGA
- a CDS encoding PulJ/GspJ family protein → MPSAPLHRRAAAFTLIELLVAISVLSLMILLANRVFLDARRLVSRGMETSQIIASERAISDPLLKDARAMHVAESGQGNNTPGFLLIVQDLIVPSAAGPTPSGIRFPPPEGDVGGVEDWSRDQDGDGNLDINDAVRSDQLVFFRDAKNLDSLTPGADGTSDSLASVKTARVWYGHTSPRVTGSSLDPGRPGNDIANDLVLGRQALLLVEQTAATSYPDGTAGDVSPQPSPNTDNRFAQDRGTTTVDQELSEGTHDVFSLAVGYEPQAGFTVTTYDDGGGIPSTGPALFRSPGWQDPASLTPPGSHSYFERFLVRNNAGLATAPAANQPVGGFASPSSWPADARLPTADYAAAALEWAFARNNAADGNHRLQTDVSLRDDFSAGIFTRDQIASLHAAFLPHVADFAVDFAADFVDELSIDAATGVTTGSAASPDPDGLPDLEPDRDLSGNIKWYTGTYPNPDENSYPGGVRTAGADGLGDVRLDRPVTWPVPDLPPALRPQDLGTPAVQISAPAGISTFDGSGSGTLSGNPFLYVIPPFSTLLSDFLPPTNWPRVVFIFAHSGDDPETDASTHSSSENVIEGSGKYWPYLLRVRYRLMDGRGKYRSIDPVSGEPVVGRWFEQIIPVPRPTGTF, encoded by the coding sequence ATGCCTTCCGCACCTCTTCACCGCCGGGCCGCCGCTTTCACGCTCATCGAGCTGCTGGTCGCGATCTCGGTGCTGTCCCTGATGATCCTGCTCGCGAACCGCGTCTTCCTCGACGCCCGCAGGCTGGTGTCCCGCGGGATGGAGACCAGCCAAATCATCGCCTCCGAGCGAGCGATCTCCGATCCGCTCCTGAAGGACGCCCGGGCGATGCACGTCGCGGAGTCCGGCCAGGGCAACAACACGCCGGGGTTCCTGCTGATCGTGCAGGATCTGATCGTGCCAAGCGCAGCCGGACCGACGCCCTCGGGGATCCGCTTCCCTCCGCCAGAAGGAGATGTCGGCGGGGTAGAGGATTGGAGCCGCGATCAAGATGGTGACGGCAACCTCGACATTAACGACGCGGTGCGAAGCGATCAGCTTGTCTTCTTCAGGGATGCGAAGAATCTGGATTCGCTGACCCCAGGCGCTGACGGAACATCCGACTCCTTGGCGAGCGTGAAGACCGCACGGGTCTGGTACGGGCACACCAGCCCCAGGGTGACGGGTTCATCGCTTGATCCTGGCAGGCCCGGCAACGACATCGCCAACGACCTCGTCCTCGGCCGGCAAGCGTTGCTTCTCGTGGAGCAGACCGCAGCGACGAGCTACCCAGACGGCACTGCGGGAGATGTCTCGCCTCAGCCTTCGCCGAACACCGACAACCGATTCGCTCAAGATCGTGGCACCACAACGGTCGATCAAGAGCTCTCCGAAGGAACGCACGACGTCTTCTCTCTGGCCGTGGGCTACGAGCCGCAGGCAGGATTCACCGTCACCACGTACGACGACGGCGGCGGAATCCCGTCAACGGGCCCAGCGCTCTTTCGCTCACCCGGCTGGCAGGACCCCGCTTCTCTGACCCCTCCAGGATCGCACAGCTACTTCGAGCGCTTCCTTGTGCGAAACAACGCTGGTCTGGCGACCGCCCCAGCCGCGAACCAGCCGGTTGGAGGCTTCGCATCCCCCAGCAGCTGGCCGGCGGATGCGCGGCTCCCCACGGCCGATTACGCGGCAGCCGCCTTGGAGTGGGCGTTCGCTCGCAACAATGCAGCAGACGGGAACCACCGACTTCAGACCGACGTCTCGCTTCGCGACGACTTCTCGGCAGGCATCTTCACACGCGACCAGATCGCCTCGCTGCACGCGGCGTTCTTGCCCCACGTCGCTGATTTTGCGGTTGACTTCGCAGCAGATTTCGTCGACGAACTAAGCATCGACGCGGCGACAGGCGTCACGACGGGTTCGGCAGCATCGCCGGATCCTGATGGCCTGCCCGACCTTGAGCCCGATCGAGATCTCAGCGGGAACATCAAGTGGTACACCGGCACGTACCCGAACCCCGACGAGAACAGCTACCCAGGCGGGGTACGCACCGCTGGCGCCGATGGCCTTGGCGACGTCCGGCTGGATCGACCAGTGACCTGGCCCGTCCCTGACCTCCCCCCCGCGCTGCGCCCGCAGGACCTCGGCACGCCTGCCGTGCAGATCAGCGCTCCTGCAGGCATCTCAACCTTCGATGGCTCGGGATCCGGCACTCTCAGCGGGAACCCCTTTCTGTACGTGATTCCGCCGTTTTCGACGCTGCTCAGCGACTTCTTGCCGCCCACAAACTGGCCGCGAGTCGTTTTCATCTTTGCCCACAGCGGCGACGACCCCGAGACCGACGCAAGCACACACAGCTCCAGCGAAAACGTCATCGAGGGCAGCGGCAAGTACTGGCCGTACCTCCTCCGCGTCCGCTACCGCCTGATGGACGGACGCGGCAAGTACCGCTCGATCGATCCCGTCTCCGGCGAGCCTGTCGTGGGCCGCTGGTTCGAGCAGATCATCCCCGTGCCGCGCCCCACCGGCACCTTCTGA
- the moaCB gene encoding bifunctional molybdenum cofactor biosynthesis protein MoaC/MoaB, giving the protein MPETDQERGFTHTGPGGVRMVDAGGKPLTPRSATVRAVVAVGPALARAISANEVSKGDVLGTAQLAGIAAAKRTADLIPLCHPLPIDGVEVTLALDEPAGEVGIEATVTTVWKTGVEMEAFTCATAAALTVIDMGKAIERDCRIQEVRLLAKSGGRSGDFGTAEREPEAAEAATVRGSGSASAEVAVLTVSDGVAAGEREDLGGPAVASAAERMLGAGAVVRTASTADGREAVERALRDLLAEEPDLLLTTGGTGLAARDLTPEATAAVVDRPAPALMELARARCCASFPLAVLSRGIAGVAGPTLVVNLPGSPKGAVETLEALADVLPHAIATLQGPAAAASHPGHGRV; this is encoded by the coding sequence ATGCCGGAGACCGACCAAGAGCGAGGCTTCACCCACACCGGTCCCGGCGGCGTCCGCATGGTGGACGCGGGCGGCAAGCCGCTCACGCCACGCTCCGCCACGGTGCGGGCGGTGGTCGCGGTGGGTCCCGCCCTCGCCCGCGCGATCTCCGCGAACGAGGTGAGCAAGGGCGACGTGCTGGGCACCGCGCAGCTCGCCGGCATCGCGGCGGCGAAGCGGACGGCCGACCTCATCCCGCTGTGCCACCCGCTGCCGATCGACGGCGTGGAGGTCACGCTCGCTCTCGACGAGCCCGCCGGCGAGGTGGGCATCGAGGCGACGGTGACGACGGTCTGGAAGACGGGCGTGGAGATGGAGGCGTTCACCTGCGCGACGGCGGCGGCGCTCACCGTGATCGACATGGGCAAGGCGATCGAGCGGGACTGCCGGATCCAGGAGGTGCGGCTGCTCGCGAAGTCCGGCGGGCGCAGCGGCGACTTCGGCACCGCGGAACGCGAGCCGGAAGCGGCGGAGGCGGCAACGGTCCGCGGGTCCGGCTCGGCATCGGCCGAGGTCGCGGTGCTGACCGTGAGCGACGGCGTGGCGGCGGGCGAGCGGGAGGACCTCGGCGGCCCGGCGGTCGCGTCGGCGGCCGAGCGGATGCTCGGGGCCGGGGCGGTGGTGCGGACGGCGTCGACCGCGGACGGGCGGGAGGCGGTCGAGCGGGCGCTGCGTGACCTGCTCGCGGAGGAGCCGGACCTGCTGCTGACCACCGGCGGCACGGGCCTGGCGGCGCGGGACCTCACGCCCGAGGCCACCGCCGCCGTCGTCGATCGGCCGGCGCCGGCGCTGATGGAGCTGGCGCGGGCCCGCTGCTGCGCCTCCTTCCCGCTGGCGGTGCTCTCCCGTGGGATCGCGGGCGTGGCCGGTCCGACGCTCGTCGTGAACCTGCCCGGCTCGCCCAAGGGCGCGGTGGAGACGCTGGAGGCGCTCGCCGACGTGCTGCCCCACGCGATCGCGACGCTCCAGGGGCCGGCCGCCGCCGCGTCCCACCCCGGGCACGGCCGGGTGTGA
- the mobA gene encoding molybdenum cofactor guanylyltransferase codes for MTPEPSWICVLAGGRSRRFGGDKAFADAGGGLPRTVAVSRRFIARSADPRPFAVARAAGAFDAWGLPTITDPTEHAGAGPLAGLLAGLRHREAQAGPGWLLLLACDAVAVDPAVVDRLPEPDGVDASVFREAGPPRRFQPLPGKYHTRMISGLEAALARGERSFQRRLAGVGVVETPAPAGLADAAARGNHADPA; via the coding sequence GTGACGCCGGAGCCCTCCTGGATCTGCGTGCTCGCCGGCGGCCGAAGCCGCCGCTTCGGCGGCGACAAGGCCTTCGCCGACGCCGGCGGCGGGCTCCCGCGGACCGTGGCCGTTTCGCGGCGTTTCATCGCACGGTCCGCGGATCCGCGACCCTTCGCGGTCGCTCGCGCGGCGGGTGCCTTCGACGCGTGGGGCCTGCCGACGATCACCGACCCGACCGAGCATGCCGGGGCCGGCCCGCTGGCCGGCCTGCTCGCGGGCCTGCGGCACCGCGAGGCGCAGGCCGGCCCCGGCTGGCTGCTCCTGCTCGCGTGCGACGCGGTCGCCGTCGACCCCGCCGTGGTCGATCGGCTGCCCGAGCCCGACGGCGTCGACGCGAGCGTCTTCCGCGAGGCCGGCCCGCCGCGCCGCTTTCAGCCGCTGCCCGGGAAGTACCACACGCGGATGATCTCGGGCCTGGAGGCGGCGCTGGCGCGCGGCGAGCGTTCCTTCCAGCGGCGGCTGGCCGGCGTCGGCGTGGTCGAGACGCCGGCGCCCGCCGGTCTCGCCGACGCCGCCGCCCGCGGCAACCACGCCGATCCGGCTTAG
- a CDS encoding CmpA/NrtA family ABC transporter substrate-binding protein: MIRSAPERADVVLGLIPLTDCAPLAVAVERGFFADEGLRVTTSRERSWAAVRDKVAYGVLDGAQMIAPMLLATTLGVNGVRRPLLTGVSLGLNGNAVTLSVALSEAVEAAAPATAGTAPLSAEGVLAEVRRRERDDRPRLRFGIVFGGSTHEFELRYWLAAAGVDPDHDVELIVVPPPRMAAALAAGELDGFCVGEPWNSVAVAEGVGRVAITKRQLQGAGPEKVLGVTAGWAERHPATHAALIRAIVAAARWVQAEENRDRTAEILAQPQYVGEPAEIIARSLRGRFRTGREPLGVPPTPDASFHVFAGEGVNRPDRRHAVWFLLELLRWGMLKRPLDVGRVAAEVYRDDLFDAATGEAPRPPAGGDAVAEATLRLFDGRGPDPARPLDYLAGCGLHRLRVPLPELLAANAG; this comes from the coding sequence ATGATCCGCTCCGCCCCCGAACGCGCCGACGTCGTGCTCGGCCTGATCCCGCTGACCGACTGCGCCCCGCTGGCCGTGGCCGTCGAGCGCGGCTTCTTCGCGGACGAGGGCCTCCGCGTGACCACCAGTCGCGAGCGCTCCTGGGCGGCCGTGCGCGACAAGGTCGCCTACGGCGTGCTCGACGGCGCCCAGATGATCGCGCCCATGCTGCTGGCCACGACGCTGGGCGTCAACGGCGTGCGGCGGCCGCTGCTCACCGGCGTGAGCCTGGGCCTCAACGGCAACGCGGTCACGCTGTCGGTGGCGCTGTCCGAGGCCGTGGAGGCCGCGGCGCCGGCGACCGCCGGCACGGCCCCGCTGTCGGCCGAGGGGGTGCTCGCGGAGGTGCGACGCCGCGAGCGGGACGACCGCCCTCGCCTGCGTTTCGGCATCGTGTTCGGCGGCAGCACGCACGAGTTCGAGTTGCGCTACTGGCTCGCCGCCGCGGGCGTCGACCCCGATCACGACGTCGAGCTCATCGTCGTGCCGCCGCCGCGGATGGCGGCGGCGCTGGCGGCGGGCGAGCTCGACGGCTTCTGCGTCGGCGAGCCCTGGAACTCGGTGGCGGTGGCCGAGGGCGTCGGCCGCGTCGCCATAACCAAGCGGCAGCTGCAGGGGGCCGGTCCCGAGAAGGTGCTCGGCGTCACCGCCGGCTGGGCCGAGCGCCACCCCGCCACGCACGCCGCGCTGATCCGGGCGATCGTCGCGGCCGCCCGCTGGGTGCAGGCGGAGGAGAACCGCGACCGGACCGCGGAGATCCTCGCGCAGCCGCAGTACGTGGGGGAGCCGGCCGAGATCATCGCCCGCTCGCTTCGCGGGCGCTTCCGCACCGGCCGCGAGCCGCTGGGGGTTCCGCCCACGCCCGATGCGAGCTTCCACGTCTTCGCGGGCGAGGGCGTCAACCGACCGGACCGCCGGCACGCCGTGTGGTTCCTGCTGGAGCTGCTGCGGTGGGGGATGCTGAAGCGACCGCTGGACGTCGGGCGGGTCGCCGCCGAGGTCTACCGAGACGATCTCTTCGACGCCGCGACCGGCGAGGCGCCGCGGCCGCCCGCCGGGGGCGACGCCGTGGCCGAGGCCACGCTGCGCCTCTTCGACGGCCGCGGCCCCGACCCCGCCCGGCCGCTGGACTACCTCGCCGGCTGCGGCCTCCACCGCCTGCGCGTCCCGCTGCCCGAGCTGCTCGCCGCCAACGCGGGCTGA
- a CDS encoding type II secretion system protein: protein MPRIILPLSELRRRSAGFTLIELLVTISIIAILAGISIPVITSMLKAADSGRMKSSLAGLRAAAEEYQVMTDSNVDHTLARFPSFPSLQVEAKDVPGNNTIQLFVYEAGKVPSVASLLVSSARKDLKIFDGTDFVVLADPTLITDPAAVQLLDAFGNPVRYAAFVDKGDAFTDDDYLPAHPGPFFASAGPDGLWGTVNRSGEPDADAEDNLYSFDDL, encoded by the coding sequence ATGCCGCGGATCATCCTCCCTTTATCCGAACTTCGGCGACGGTCCGCGGGCTTTACGCTCATCGAGTTGCTCGTCACCATCAGCATCATCGCGATCCTCGCGGGCATTTCGATTCCTGTCATCACCTCGATGCTCAAAGCCGCCGATTCCGGCCGCATGAAGTCTTCGCTTGCCGGCCTCCGCGCCGCTGCGGAGGAGTACCAGGTGATGACCGACAGCAACGTCGACCACACACTGGCCCGCTTCCCGAGCTTCCCTTCGCTTCAGGTCGAGGCGAAAGACGTACCCGGCAACAACACGATCCAGCTTTTCGTTTACGAGGCCGGCAAGGTTCCTTCGGTGGCGTCGCTGCTGGTGAGCAGCGCCCGCAAGGACCTCAAGATCTTCGACGGCACCGACTTCGTCGTGCTCGCCGATCCCACGCTCATCACCGATCCCGCCGCGGTGCAGCTGCTCGACGCGTTCGGCAACCCGGTCCGGTACGCGGCCTTCGTCGACAAGGGCGACGCGTTCACCGACGACGACTACCTGCCGGCGCATCCCGGCCCCTTCTTCGCCTCCGCGGGGCCCGACGGCCTCTGGGGCACCGTGAACCGCAGCGGCGAACCCGACGCGGACGCGGAAGACAACCTCTACAGCTTCGACGACCTATGA
- a CDS encoding alginate export family protein translates to MNTPARTLLLAAACASTPALGQPAVETPATSGPITELPQESVPTPEGPADPLALPPEEPVVEPDAFDALKNGKVKVNVRGRYEYAEFSTLPEQSNATTVRTRIGYLTGDWLGLQGYIEFEDIRSGNYDIYNAAGLNGVAGRPVIADPEVTELNELWLGYALPAGEGGSPIALNAKAGRQVIVLDDQRFVGHVGWRQDNQTFDAGTFTTDLGLDGLQLFYGYVNQVNRIFAEERDFQSDSHLINVSYAIPGGKKSPGKLSGFAYLLDFDNGAGASSDTFGVRLAGKLPLDDSVSLLYQASWATQSEAGDNPVGYTANYALGDVALAVKNIGTLGAGYELLGSDDGVAAFQTPLGTNHKFNGFADQFLVTPAAGLQDIYFYAKAGFLPKGTNALVAYHLFQPDEGSDDYGSEIDAVLTQKLTENLTVGGKAAYFFGENGRPDVTRLTFDLTLAF, encoded by the coding sequence ATGAACACACCCGCCCGCACGCTCCTGCTCGCCGCCGCCTGCGCCTCCACGCCCGCGCTCGGGCAGCCCGCCGTGGAGACCCCGGCCACCTCCGGGCCGATCACCGAGCTGCCCCAGGAGAGCGTGCCCACGCCCGAGGGCCCCGCCGATCCGCTCGCCCTCCCGCCGGAGGAGCCGGTGGTCGAGCCGGATGCGTTCGACGCCCTCAAGAACGGCAAGGTGAAGGTCAACGTCCGCGGCCGCTACGAGTACGCGGAGTTCAGCACGCTGCCCGAGCAATCCAACGCCACCACCGTCCGCACCCGCATCGGCTACCTCACCGGCGACTGGCTCGGGCTGCAGGGGTACATCGAGTTCGAGGACATCCGCAGCGGGAACTACGACATCTACAACGCCGCCGGCCTCAACGGCGTCGCCGGCCGACCGGTGATCGCCGACCCGGAGGTCACCGAGCTCAACGAGCTGTGGCTGGGCTACGCGCTGCCCGCCGGTGAGGGCGGCTCGCCGATCGCGCTCAACGCCAAGGCCGGCCGGCAGGTGATCGTGCTCGACGACCAGCGCTTCGTCGGGCACGTCGGCTGGCGGCAGGACAACCAGACCTTCGACGCGGGCACCTTCACCACCGACCTCGGGCTCGACGGCCTGCAGCTCTTCTACGGCTACGTGAACCAGGTGAACCGGATCTTTGCCGAGGAGCGCGACTTCCAGAGCGACAGCCACCTCATCAACGTCTCGTACGCGATCCCCGGGGGGAAGAAGAGTCCGGGCAAGCTCTCGGGCTTCGCCTACCTGCTCGACTTCGACAACGGCGCAGGCGCCTCCAGCGACACCTTCGGCGTCCGCCTCGCCGGCAAGCTGCCGCTCGACGACAGCGTCAGCCTGCTCTACCAGGCGAGCTGGGCGACGCAGAGCGAGGCCGGCGACAACCCCGTCGGCTACACCGCCAACTACGCGCTCGGCGACGTCGCCCTCGCGGTGAAGAACATCGGCACGCTGGGCGCCGGCTACGAGCTGCTCGGCAGCGACGACGGCGTCGCCGCCTTCCAGACGCCCTTGGGCACGAACCACAAGTTCAACGGCTTCGCGGACCAGTTCCTCGTGACGCCCGCGGCCGGCCTGCAGGACATCTACTTCTACGCCAAGGCCGGCTTCCTGCCCAAGGGCACCAATGCGCTCGTCGCGTACCACCTCTTCCAGCCCGACGAGGGCAGCGACGACTACGGCAGCGAGATCGACGCGGTCCTCACGCAGAAGCTCACCGAGAACCTGACCGTCGGCGGCAAGGCCGCCTACTTCTTCGGCGAGAACGGCCGGCCCGACGTGACCCGCCTGACGTTCGACCTGACGCTGGCGTTCTAG
- a CDS encoding HIT family protein → MTIFERIITGELSCHRLHEDEETFAFLDNGPIVEGHALLIPRTPAATLDELSPEAGARLGSVLPRLARALKEATGCGGMNVLLNSGAEAGQEVPHLHFHLIPRRAGDGDHGGPMRRWRPGSLDHERATLLATRVREAMQA, encoded by the coding sequence ATGACGATCTTCGAACGCATCATCACGGGCGAGCTGTCCTGTCACCGGCTCCACGAGGACGAGGAAACCTTCGCCTTCCTCGACAACGGTCCGATCGTGGAGGGGCACGCTCTGCTGATCCCCAGAACCCCGGCGGCGACGCTGGACGAGCTGAGCCCCGAGGCGGGGGCGAGACTCGGGAGCGTGCTGCCGCGGCTGGCGCGGGCGCTCAAGGAGGCGACCGGCTGCGGGGGGATGAACGTCCTGCTCAACAGCGGCGCCGAGGCCGGGCAGGAGGTGCCGCACCTGCACTTCCACCTGATCCCGCGGCGGGCGGGCGACGGCGACCACGGCGGGCCGATGCGGCGCTGGAGGCCGGGCTCGCTGGACCACGAGAGAGCAACGCTGCTCGCGACGAGAGTGCGCGAGGCGATGCAGGCGTAG
- a CDS encoding type IV pilus modification PilV family protein, with amino-acid sequence MSLPRRPAADRRRRRAFTLTEVLIALGILAIGLVSVASLFPAGLLMQKEAVDATLRQSHIRSMDAILTGMNLDNGVLLRFTELVESGGSAAAASRSAAGVKDPIFDVFAVAEVDSTIDGSSSPPSDVANTTDVDGATPNGSMTAASEYEAEDSYLASFPLGSRCLPTATPPAPPPSPVPAGYDPNYAFREVYWVPLIRRGLEASELYADWSVYAFVLQPPGDLRDSGGYAFGSYPSYFTDEVCANPYDPSYFPKVFRLEVENVPDDESEAEFKDPAILNMAAHVKVGDPVLGDNGTIYTITRVSGRVVGLNADRNYLPLNQRDLRALWLAPTLDGGDNSPVAEVRLLSNAVVRVNSSL; translated from the coding sequence ATGAGCCTGCCCCGCCGCCCCGCCGCCGACCGCCGCCGCCGCCGCGCCTTCACCCTCACCGAGGTGCTGATCGCGCTGGGGATCCTCGCCATCGGCCTGGTCTCGGTCGCCTCGCTCTTCCCCGCCGGCCTGCTGATGCAGAAAGAGGCCGTCGACGCCACGCTCCGGCAGAGCCACATCCGCTCGATGGACGCGATCCTCACCGGGATGAACCTCGACAACGGGGTGTTGCTCCGCTTCACGGAACTGGTGGAGAGCGGCGGGTCGGCTGCTGCGGCTTCGCGTTCGGCCGCGGGCGTGAAGGATCCAATCTTCGACGTCTTCGCGGTCGCCGAAGTCGATAGCACGATCGACGGCAGTTCCAGCCCTCCCTCGGACGTCGCCAACACAACCGACGTCGATGGCGCGACGCCCAACGGCTCGATGACCGCGGCATCGGAGTACGAGGCTGAAGATTCTTACCTCGCGAGCTTTCCGCTTGGCTCTCGCTGCTTGCCCACAGCCACGCCCCCAGCTCCTCCGCCGTCGCCGGTTCCAGCTGGCTACGACCCCAACTACGCCTTCCGCGAGGTCTACTGGGTGCCGCTGATCCGCCGCGGCCTGGAAGCCAGCGAGCTCTACGCCGATTGGTCCGTCTACGCCTTCGTGCTCCAGCCACCGGGTGACCTCCGCGACAGTGGCGGCTATGCCTTCGGCAGCTACCCGAGCTACTTCACCGACGAGGTCTGCGCCAACCCGTACGACCCTTCCTACTTCCCGAAGGTGTTCCGCCTCGAGGTGGAGAACGTGCCCGACGACGAGAGCGAAGCGGAATTCAAGGACCCCGCCATCCTCAACATGGCCGCCCACGTGAAGGTCGGCGACCCCGTGCTCGGCGACAACGGGACCATCTACACGATCACCCGCGTCTCCGGCCGCGTCGTCGGCCTCAACGCCGACCGCAACTACCTGCCGCTGAACCAGCGCGACCTGCGGGCGCTCTGGCTCGCCCCCACCCTCGACGGCGGCGACAACAGCCCCGTCGCGGAGGTCCGCTTGCTGAGCAACGCGGTCGTCCGCGTCAACAGCAGCCTCTGA
- a CDS encoding ANTAR domain-containing response regulator, producing MKPALRILVADTDGGRCATLAAVLRLCGYGAIEFALEGASLPAAVAEHDPDLVLIDVDAPDRDVLEQLDSLQREVPRPVVMFSQDEDEGTIARAVEAGVSAYIVDGLASARVKPIIDVAIAHFRQQQAMRRELEHAKSTLDERKHVDRAKALLMSGRGITEPEAYAVLRKAAMDRKQRVGEVAAGMLAAASLLAPAAASNPASRQTTAPPPEPSPAAPRRSR from the coding sequence GTGAAGCCCGCCCTCCGCATCCTGGTCGCCGACACCGACGGCGGCCGCTGCGCCACGCTCGCGGCGGTGCTGCGGCTTTGCGGCTACGGCGCCATCGAGTTCGCGTTGGAGGGCGCGAGCCTCCCCGCCGCGGTGGCCGAGCACGACCCCGACCTCGTGCTCATCGACGTCGACGCCCCCGACCGGGACGTGCTCGAGCAGCTCGACAGCCTGCAGCGGGAGGTGCCCCGGCCCGTGGTCATGTTCAGCCAAGACGAGGACGAGGGCACCATCGCCCGCGCCGTCGAGGCGGGCGTGTCCGCGTACATCGTCGACGGGCTGGCGTCCGCCCGTGTGAAGCCGATCATCGACGTGGCGATCGCGCACTTCCGCCAGCAGCAGGCCATGCGGCGGGAGCTCGAGCACGCCAAGAGCACGCTGGACGAGCGCAAGCACGTGGACCGCGCCAAGGCGCTGCTCATGTCCGGCCGCGGCATCACCGAGCCCGAGGCCTACGCCGTGCTCCGCAAGGCCGCGATGGACCGCAAGCAGCGGGTCGGCGAGGTCGCGGCGGGGATGCTCGCCGCCGCGTCGCTGCTCGCCCCCGCTGCGGCTTCCAACCCCGCTTCTCGGCAGACGACCGCTCCGCCTCCTGAACCCTCCCCCGCCGCGCCGAGGAGATCTCGATGA